A single genomic interval of Roseomonas aeriglobus harbors:
- the hslU gene encoding ATP-dependent protease ATPase subunit HslU yields MNDALTPKTIVRALDEHIIGQSDAKRAVAVALRNRWRRQQLSPDLRDEVSPKNILMIGPTGCGKTEISRRLAKLADAPFVKVEATKFTEVGYVGRDVEQIARDLVEEAIRLEKERRRLSVKDKAEAAAMTRLLDALTGKDASQATREAFRQRLNEGHLDNTEIEIELEAAPSTPFEIPGGAPQMINIGELMKGFGGPQLKRRKLNVHAAWAKLVEEEADKRLDQDDVSRVALADAEANGIVFLDEIDKIAVSDVRGGSVSREGVQRDLLPLIEGTTVATKYGPMKTDHILFIASGAFHVAKPSDLLPELQGRLPIRVELKGLTEEDFVSILSDTKSSLPEQYKALIGTEGVTIDFTADGIRAVAKIAAEVNAEVENIGARRLQTVMEKLLEEVSFDAEDRGGSTLTIDAAYVEKQLSSIARNTDLSRYVL; encoded by the coding sequence ATGAACGACGCCCTGACCCCCAAGACCATCGTCCGCGCGCTCGACGAGCACATCATCGGCCAATCCGACGCCAAGCGCGCGGTCGCGGTCGCATTGCGCAATCGCTGGCGTCGCCAGCAGCTCAGCCCCGACCTGCGCGACGAAGTATCCCCCAAGAACATCCTGATGATCGGGCCGACCGGCTGCGGCAAGACCGAGATCAGCAGACGCCTGGCGAAGCTCGCCGACGCGCCTTTCGTGAAGGTCGAGGCGACCAAGTTCACCGAGGTCGGCTATGTCGGTCGCGATGTCGAACAGATCGCCCGCGACCTGGTCGAGGAAGCGATCCGGCTGGAGAAGGAGCGTCGCCGCCTGTCGGTGAAGGACAAGGCGGAGGCCGCGGCGATGACGCGCCTGCTCGACGCGCTGACCGGCAAGGACGCCAGTCAGGCGACGCGCGAGGCGTTCCGCCAGCGGCTGAACGAAGGGCATCTCGACAACACCGAGATCGAGATCGAGCTCGAGGCGGCACCGTCGACCCCGTTCGAGATCCCCGGCGGCGCGCCGCAGATGATCAACATCGGCGAACTGATGAAGGGTTTCGGGGGCCCGCAACTCAAGCGCCGCAAGCTGAACGTCCACGCCGCCTGGGCCAAGCTGGTCGAGGAAGAAGCCGACAAGCGCCTCGACCAGGACGACGTCAGCCGCGTCGCGCTGGCGGATGCGGAGGCGAACGGCATCGTCTTCCTCGATGAGATCGACAAGATCGCGGTGTCCGATGTCCGCGGTGGCTCGGTCAGCCGCGAGGGCGTTCAGCGCGACCTGCTGCCGCTGATCGAGGGAACGACCGTCGCAACCAAATACGGGCCGATGAAGACCGATCACATCCTCTTCATCGCGTCGGGCGCGTTCCACGTCGCCAAGCCGAGCGACCTGTTGCCCGAACTCCAGGGCCGTCTGCCGATCCGGGTCGAGCTGAAGGGCCTGACCGAGGAGGACTTCGTGTCCATCCTGAGCGACACCAAATCGTCGCTGCCCGAGCAGTACAAGGCGCTGATCGGCACCGAAGGTGTGACGATCGACTTCACCGCCGACGGCATCCGTGCGGTCGCCAAGATCGCCGCGGAAGTGAACGCCGAAGTCGAGAACATCGGCGCGCGGCGGTTGCAGACGGTGATGGAAAAGCTGCTGGAGGAAGTCAGCTTCGACGCCGAGGACCGCGGTGGATCGACGCTGACGATCGACGCCGCGTACGTCGAAAAACAGCTGTCGAGCATCGCGCGAAATACGGATCTCAGCCGCTACGTGTTGTAA
- a CDS encoding alpha/beta hydrolase, translating into MRRPSLFFLILAAVIIPMAAKGQSPALVQRDHISIRDEGGSGPTIILIPGLSSPRSVWDGVVPGLKARHHVLTVQVNGFGGDEPRANLKPGILDGIVAEVDGYVRDHRITKPAVVGHSMGGLVAMMLAVRHPDSVGRVMVVDALPFIGTIFQPDATVASVTANAARMRDMIAATPAVKTPVTTDPGGIWSITPAGRIQVAEWSRQADPRVVAQAMYEDMTTDLRPDLGKITAKPFDILYATGAGPQAKAIWERDYAGSSARLVPIADSWHFIMLDQPAAFARALEAFLAM; encoded by the coding sequence ATGAGACGCCCCAGCCTGTTCTTCCTGATCCTAGCCGCGGTCATCATCCCGATGGCGGCGAAGGGGCAGAGCCCCGCTCTGGTCCAGCGCGACCATATCTCGATCCGCGACGAGGGCGGCAGCGGGCCGACCATCATCCTGATCCCCGGCCTGTCCTCGCCGCGTTCTGTCTGGGACGGCGTCGTGCCGGGGCTGAAGGCACGCCACCACGTGCTGACGGTGCAGGTCAACGGCTTCGGTGGCGACGAGCCGCGGGCGAACCTGAAGCCCGGCATCCTCGACGGTATCGTCGCGGAGGTGGATGGCTATGTCCGCGATCACAGGATCACAAAGCCCGCAGTCGTCGGCCATTCGATGGGCGGGCTCGTCGCGATGATGCTGGCGGTGCGGCACCCGGACAGCGTCGGCCGGGTGATGGTGGTCGATGCCCTGCCCTTCATCGGCACGATCTTTCAGCCCGATGCGACCGTCGCAAGCGTGACCGCGAATGCCGCACGGATGCGCGACATGATCGCCGCTACGCCGGCCGTCAAGACACCGGTGACGACCGACCCCGGCGGCATCTGGTCGATCACCCCCGCCGGCCGCATCCAGGTCGCCGAATGGAGCCGCCAGGCCGACCCCCGCGTCGTCGCACAGGCGATGTACGAGGATATGACGACCGACCTGCGGCCCGATCTCGGCAAGATCACCGCCAAACCGTTCGACATACTCTACGCAACCGGCGCGGGCCCGCAGGCGAAGGCAATTTGGGAGCGCGACTATGCCGGTTCGAGCGCCAGACTGGTTCCGATCGCGGACAGCTGGCACTTCATCATGCTCGACCAGCCGGCAGCCTTCGCTCGCGCGCTCGAGGCGTTCCTCGCGATGTGA
- a CDS encoding UrcA family protein, giving the protein MKFVIPAALAAVASLCPVVVQAQDRDVVTVRVSRSGLNLADADHRAQFDARVRRAAYRACQFNGTRLIEQQIANRCVAEMRRDAEQQVAMIVDRQQRQLAAR; this is encoded by the coding sequence ATGAAGTTCGTCATCCCCGCCGCCCTCGCGGCGGTCGCTTCGCTGTGCCCGGTCGTTGTTCAAGCGCAGGACCGCGACGTCGTCACCGTTCGCGTTTCGCGCAGCGGCCTGAACCTTGCCGACGCCGACCACCGCGCGCAGTTCGACGCGCGCGTTCGCCGGGCGGCCTATCGCGCGTGCCAGTTCAATGGGACGCGCCTGATCGAGCAACAGATCGCCAACCGCTGCGTTGCCGAGATGCGCCGCGATGCCGAACAGCAGGTTGCCATGATCGTCGATCGCCAGCAGCGCCAGCTCGCAGCCCGTTGA
- the hslV gene encoding ATP-dependent protease subunit HslV, translated as MSKTPVWHGTTILSVRKGGKVVVIGDGQVSQGQTVMKPNARKVRPLGDGKVIAGFAGATADAFTLFERLEAKLERHQGQLLRAAVELAKDWRTDKYLRNLEAMLIVADKDVTLVVTGNGDVLEPEAGIAAIGSGGNFALAAARALTDYEPDAETLAKKAMKIAADLCVYTNDRTTIEVLDSAT; from the coding sequence ATGAGCAAGACACCGGTGTGGCACGGCACCACGATCCTATCCGTGCGCAAGGGGGGCAAAGTCGTCGTCATCGGCGACGGACAGGTCAGCCAGGGCCAGACGGTCATGAAGCCCAACGCCCGCAAGGTCCGCCCGCTGGGTGACGGCAAGGTCATCGCCGGGTTCGCGGGCGCGACGGCGGATGCCTTCACCCTGTTCGAACGGCTCGAGGCGAAGCTGGAACGGCACCAGGGCCAGTTGCTGCGCGCCGCGGTCGAGCTCGCCAAGGACTGGCGGACGGACAAATACCTCCGCAACCTGGAGGCGATGCTGATCGTCGCCGACAAGGACGTGACGCTGGTCGTGACAGGGAACGGCGACGTGCTGGAGCCCGAGGCAGGGATCGCCGCGATCGGCTCCGGCGGGAACTTCGCGCTGGCGGCGGCGCGCGCGCTGACGGATTATGAGCCGGATGCCGAGACACTGGCGAAGAAGGCAATGAAGATCGCCGCCGACCTGTGTGTCTACACTAACGATCGGACGACGATCGAGGTGCTGGACAGCGCGACTTAA
- a CDS encoding alpha/beta hydrolase gives MSDRPLAYHHTPGRGPTLVFLPGYASDMTGTKALALEAWAKTHGRACLRFDYSGCGASPGRFEDGTLEMWRDDALAVIDHLIEGPVTLVGSSMGGWIMLLVALARPERVANMVGIAAAPDFTSWGFTEDEKSTLARAGRLEQPSPYSDQPTVFTRAFWESGESLRVIWPSIAIDCPVRLIHGQKDEDVPWELSVQLARAIRSADVQTVLVKDGDHRLSRDADIGTLLSTIEMLTS, from the coding sequence ATGTCCGACCGACCCCTTGCCTATCATCACACCCCCGGCCGCGGGCCGACCCTGGTGTTCCTGCCCGGCTATGCCAGCGACATGACCGGCACGAAAGCGCTGGCGCTTGAGGCCTGGGCCAAGACCCATGGCCGCGCCTGTCTGCGGTTCGACTATTCGGGCTGCGGCGCGAGTCCCGGCCGGTTCGAGGACGGGACGCTGGAGATGTGGCGCGACGACGCGCTGGCGGTGATCGATCACCTGATCGAAGGGCCGGTCACGCTGGTCGGGTCGTCGATGGGCGGATGGATCATGCTGCTCGTCGCCCTCGCCCGGCCCGAACGGGTGGCGAACATGGTCGGCATCGCCGCCGCCCCCGATTTCACCAGCTGGGGATTTACCGAGGACGAGAAATCGACGCTCGCCCGCGCCGGGCGCCTCGAACAACCCTCCCCCTATTCCGATCAGCCGACGGTCTTCACACGCGCGTTCTGGGAATCGGGCGAGAGCCTCCGCGTGATCTGGCCGAGCATCGCGATCGACTGCCCCGTCCGCCTGATCCACGGCCAGAAGGACGAAGATGTGCCCTGGGAGCTGAGCGTCCAGCTCGCACGCGCCATCCGTTCAGCCGATGTGCAGACGGTGCTGGTCAAGGACGGCGACCACCGGCTGTCGCGCGATGCCGATATCGGCACGCTCCTCAGCACCATCGAGATGCTGACGTCATGA
- a CDS encoding UDP-N-acetylmuramate--alanine ligase produces MVSGKRFFFVGIGGSGMMSLAMILAARGAIVAGSDRGLDQGRVPAKFAALEALGIALHPQDGSGIVSAEQTVVASAAVEDTVADIVAATRVGATRMTRAELNAGLFNVAELSIGVAGTSGKSTVTGMIAWILDRVGRNPTVMNGAVMKNFVRPDRAFASALVGSETSYVSEVDESDGSIALYRPTIAVLNNVSLDHKSLDELRQLFGDFAGKARTTILNIGDAEAAALATSLDRDRLVTFAVARDADLSARNLIEQAFAVSFELTADGKTYPVRLAVPGRHNVANALAALGAVRAAGVPLGDAIAAIADFTGLRRRFDLVGEAGGVAVIDDFGHNPDKIAATLATLHAFPGRLLVLFQPHGYGPLKVMRRELVATFLQGLKVGDLLVLPDPVYQGGTVAREVGSAEFVGDVMVGGGQAMHIPDRAAAAAHLVAQARPGDRIVVMGARDDTLSLLAAEMVERLRG; encoded by the coding sequence ATGGTTTCCGGCAAACGCTTCTTCTTCGTCGGCATCGGCGGATCCGGCATGATGTCGCTCGCGATGATCCTGGCCGCGCGCGGTGCGATCGTCGCCGGCTCCGACCGTGGGCTCGATCAGGGCCGCGTGCCCGCCAAGTTCGCCGCGCTGGAAGCATTGGGCATCGCGCTGCATCCCCAGGACGGCAGCGGGATCGTCTCGGCGGAGCAGACCGTCGTCGCCTCCGCCGCGGTCGAGGACACGGTCGCCGACATCGTCGCTGCGACCCGCGTGGGCGCGACGCGTATGACGCGGGCGGAGTTGAATGCCGGCCTGTTCAACGTGGCCGAACTGTCGATCGGCGTTGCCGGGACCAGCGGCAAATCGACCGTGACCGGGATGATTGCCTGGATCCTCGACCGCGTCGGCCGCAATCCCACCGTCATGAACGGGGCGGTGATGAAGAATTTCGTCCGCCCCGATCGGGCCTTCGCCAGCGCTCTGGTCGGCAGCGAGACAAGCTATGTCAGCGAGGTCGACGAGAGCGACGGGTCGATCGCGCTTTACCGGCCGACGATCGCCGTTCTGAACAACGTCAGTCTCGATCACAAATCGCTCGACGAGCTCCGCCAACTCTTCGGCGATTTCGCGGGCAAGGCGCGGACGACGATACTCAATATCGGCGATGCGGAGGCTGCGGCGCTGGCGACATCGCTCGATCGCGACAGGCTGGTGACCTTCGCGGTCGCGCGTGATGCGGACCTGAGCGCCCGCAATCTGATCGAGCAGGCCTTTGCCGTGTCGTTCGAGCTGACGGCCGACGGAAAAACCTACCCTGTCCGCCTGGCCGTCCCCGGCCGACACAATGTCGCCAACGCGCTGGCAGCGCTGGGCGCTGTGCGCGCGGCCGGCGTGCCGCTGGGCGATGCGATTGCCGCCATCGCCGATTTCACGGGGCTTCGTCGGCGCTTCGATCTGGTCGGCGAAGCGGGCGGAGTCGCGGTCATCGACGATTTCGGCCACAACCCGGACAAGATCGCCGCCACGCTGGCGACGCTTCACGCCTTCCCCGGCCGCCTGCTCGTCCTGTTTCAGCCGCATGGCTACGGCCCGCTGAAGGTCATGCGCCGCGAGCTCGTCGCAACCTTCCTCCAGGGGCTGAAGGTCGGCGACCTGCTCGTCCTGCCCGACCCGGTCTATCAGGGCGGCACCGTGGCGCGCGAGGTCGGCAGCGCGGAATTCGTCGGCGACGTGATGGTCGGCGGCGGTCAGGCGATGCATATCCCCGATCGCGCGGCGGCGGCGGCCCATCTGGTTGCACAGGCCCGCCCCGGTGACCGCATCGTCGTGATGGGTGCGCGTGACGACACGCTCAGCCTCCTTGCCGCGGAGATGGTGGAGCGGCTGCGAGGGTAG
- a CDS encoding holin family protein, producing the protein MGIIDGIIGPIAGLLDKIIPDPKARDAAKLELLRLQGTQDMERAKAQMAAIVAEAQSIDPWTSRARPSFLYVMYALLLWAIPMGLISAVRPEMAEAIARGMNAYLNGIPEPLYALFGTGYLGYTVAREWGKARAA; encoded by the coding sequence ATGGGCATTATCGACGGAATCATCGGCCCCATCGCAGGGCTGCTCGACAAGATCATCCCCGACCCCAAGGCGCGCGACGCCGCCAAGCTGGAACTGCTGCGCCTGCAGGGCACGCAGGACATGGAACGGGCCAAGGCGCAGATGGCGGCGATCGTCGCCGAGGCGCAATCTATCGACCCCTGGACCAGCCGTGCGCGGCCGAGCTTTCTCTACGTGATGTACGCGCTGTTGTTATGGGCGATCCCGATGGGGCTGATCTCGGCCGTGCGGCCGGAAATGGCGGAGGCGATCGCAAGGGGCATGAATGCGTATCTGAACGGGATTCCCGAGCCGCTCTATGCGCTCTTCGGGACGGGGTATCTCGGGTACACGGTGGCGAGAGAATGGGGGAAAGCGCGGGCGGCCTGA
- a CDS encoding GNAT family N-acetyltransferase, giving the protein MITETDRLTLREIVATDAPFIHQLLTDPDFLAMIGDRGVKTLEDAERAVEEKFRASYAQHGFGMWLVEGKAEGAKLGMAGLVRRDGLDHVDVGYAFLPAARGAGYATEAVRAVLDWAAVRGIAPVVAIVNAENGPSRAILNRVGMVPDRTLRLPGATRDVMLYVPTNAAGTTPA; this is encoded by the coding sequence ATGATCACTGAAACCGACCGTCTGACCCTGCGCGAGATCGTCGCCACGGACGCGCCGTTCATTCACCAGCTGCTGACCGACCCCGATTTCCTCGCGATGATCGGCGACCGTGGGGTCAAGACGCTGGAGGACGCCGAGCGCGCGGTCGAGGAGAAGTTCCGCGCCAGCTACGCCCAGCACGGCTTCGGCATGTGGCTGGTCGAGGGCAAGGCGGAGGGCGCGAAGCTCGGCATGGCGGGGCTGGTCCGCCGCGACGGGCTCGATCACGTCGATGTCGGCTATGCCTTCCTGCCGGCGGCGCGCGGGGCGGGCTATGCGACGGAGGCGGTGCGCGCCGTGCTCGACTGGGCGGCGGTGCGTGGGATCGCGCCCGTCGTCGCGATCGTGAATGCCGAAAACGGCCCGTCGCGCGCGATTCTCAATCGCGTCGGCATGGTCCCCGATCGGACGCTGCGGCTGCCCGGCGCGACCCGCGACGTGATGCTGTATGTCCCGACGAACGCTGCGGGTACAACGCCGGCATGA
- a CDS encoding primosomal protein N', with protein sequence MSSRARVIVMNSALGPLDYRVPQGMHVEPGSIVVAPLGPRQLLGVAWESDRLKSEHVGDNRLRNLLGVADVPPLPGPLRRLVEWTADYYLSPLAAVLRMTMPSSSALEGTKLIVEYRATGHVPERLTPQRAQALERIGDRQGLVRELATIADVSDGVIRGLIKAGAIEGVEVDLDSPFPEPDPDHGAPVLSTDQAYAAGILQGAVAAEAFEPFLLDGVTGSGKTEVYLEAVAEAIRRGQQSLILLPEIALTEPFLKRFHARFGVEPVAWHSGLRSSQRRRAWRMIATGQAKVTVGARSALFLPYANLGVIIVDEAHETSFKQEDGVHYHARDVAVMRGRFEGCPVVLASATPAIETRAQVEAGRYRELKLPGRYGAAQMPKIEPIDLLAEPPPRGRWIAPRLVTAIDATLARGEQALLFLNRRGYAPLTLCRTCGHRFQCPNCTAWMVEHRLIHRLSCHHCGHAYPTPKACPECKDEDSLVACGPGVERIADEVKELYPEAKVAIVTSDTIWSPAKAAEFVGRMEAGDIDIVVGTQLVTKGYHFPNLTLVGVIDADLGLEGGDLRAAERTFQQIMQVAGRAGRGAKPGTVLIQTHAPGARVIEALVSGDAESFYAAETENRRDAEAPPFGRFAAIVVSSEDKGEAEATARTIGRTAPQVEGMHVFGPAPAPLAMLRGRHRFRLLVHATRSLDVQDIIRDWLGALDWGAKVRVAVDVDPYNFL encoded by the coding sequence ATGTCCTCCCGCGCCCGCGTGATCGTGATGAATTCGGCTCTCGGGCCGCTCGACTATCGTGTGCCGCAGGGCATGCATGTCGAACCCGGTTCGATCGTCGTCGCGCCGCTGGGGCCACGGCAGTTGCTGGGCGTGGCATGGGAAAGCGACCGGCTAAAGTCCGAGCATGTCGGTGACAATCGCCTCCGCAACCTGCTGGGAGTCGCCGACGTGCCGCCGCTGCCGGGCCCGCTGCGGCGCCTCGTCGAATGGACGGCGGACTATTATCTGAGCCCGCTCGCCGCCGTCCTCAGGATGACGATGCCGTCGTCCTCCGCGCTCGAAGGCACGAAGCTGATCGTCGAATATCGCGCGACCGGCCATGTTCCCGAACGCCTGACCCCGCAGCGCGCCCAGGCGCTGGAGCGGATCGGCGACCGCCAGGGGCTGGTTCGTGAACTGGCGACGATCGCCGACGTCAGCGACGGCGTGATCCGCGGCCTGATCAAGGCCGGCGCGATCGAGGGGGTGGAGGTCGATCTCGACTCCCCCTTCCCCGAACCCGATCCCGACCACGGCGCGCCGGTACTGTCGACCGACCAGGCCTATGCTGCGGGCATTCTGCAAGGCGCCGTCGCGGCAGAGGCATTCGAGCCGTTCCTGCTCGACGGCGTCACCGGATCGGGCAAGACCGAAGTCTATCTCGAAGCCGTCGCCGAGGCGATCCGGCGCGGACAACAGTCGCTGATTTTGCTGCCTGAGATCGCGCTGACCGAGCCGTTTCTGAAGCGTTTCCATGCGCGGTTCGGCGTCGAGCCGGTCGCCTGGCACTCCGGCCTGCGGTCGTCACAGCGGCGGCGCGCATGGCGGATGATCGCGACCGGACAGGCAAAGGTCACGGTCGGCGCACGGTCGGCGCTGTTCCTGCCCTATGCCAATCTGGGAGTCATCATCGTCGACGAGGCGCACGAGACGAGCTTCAAGCAGGAAGACGGCGTCCATTATCATGCGCGCGACGTGGCGGTGATGCGCGGGCGGTTCGAGGGGTGTCCGGTGGTGCTCGCCAGTGCGACGCCCGCGATCGAGACGCGCGCGCAGGTCGAGGCCGGGCGCTACCGCGAGCTCAAGCTGCCCGGCCGCTATGGTGCGGCGCAGATGCCGAAGATCGAGCCGATCGACCTGCTCGCCGAACCTCCGCCGCGCGGGCGGTGGATCGCGCCGCGGCTGGTGACCGCGATCGACGCGACGCTGGCGCGCGGCGAACAGGCGCTGCTGTTCCTGAACCGACGCGGCTACGCCCCGCTGACTCTGTGCCGGACGTGCGGGCATCGCTTCCAATGCCCCAATTGCACCGCATGGATGGTCGAGCATCGGCTGATCCACCGGCTGTCGTGCCACCACTGTGGCCACGCCTATCCGACGCCCAAGGCATGTCCCGAATGCAAGGACGAGGATTCGCTGGTCGCTTGCGGCCCGGGCGTCGAGCGCATCGCCGACGAGGTGAAGGAACTCTATCCCGAGGCGAAGGTCGCCATCGTGACCAGCGACACGATCTGGTCGCCGGCCAAGGCGGCGGAGTTCGTCGGGCGGATGGAGGCCGGCGATATCGACATCGTCGTCGGTACCCAGCTGGTGACGAAAGGCTATCATTTCCCGAACCTGACGCTGGTCGGGGTGATCGACGCCGACCTGGGGCTGGAGGGCGGCGACCTGCGCGCGGCGGAGCGGACCTTTCAGCAGATCATGCAGGTCGCCGGGCGGGCCGGGCGCGGGGCGAAGCCTGGCACGGTGTTGATCCAGACCCATGCGCCGGGCGCGCGGGTGATCGAGGCGCTGGTCAGCGGCGACGCCGAATCCTTCTACGCTGCAGAGACCGAAAACCGCCGCGATGCCGAAGCCCCGCCCTTCGGCCGCTTCGCCGCGATCGTCGTGTCGAGCGAGGATAAGGGCGAGGCAGAGGCGACCGCACGGACGATCGGCCGCACCGCGCCGCAGGTGGAGGGCATGCATGTCTTCGGCCCCGCCCCCGCCCCCCTCGCCATGCTGCGCGGGCGGCACCGCTTCCGCTTGCTGGTGCACGCCACGCGCAGCCTGGACGTGCAGGACATCATCCGCGACTGGCTCGGCGCGTTGGACTGGGGAGCGAAGGTGCGGGTCGCGGTGGACGTCGACCCCTATAATTTCCTCTAG
- a CDS encoding helix-turn-helix transcriptional regulator, whose product MNNHMRALRAERGWSQQHLADLLEVSRQSVNAIETGRYDPSLPLAFKIADVFGQPIEVIFVNPKDADQ is encoded by the coding sequence ATGAACAACCACATGCGCGCGCTGCGGGCCGAGCGCGGGTGGAGCCAGCAGCATCTGGCCGACCTGCTCGAGGTGTCGCGTCAAAGCGTCAACGCGATCGAGACCGGCCGTTACGACCCGTCCCTCCCCCTCGCCTTCAAGATCGCCGACGTGTTCGGCCAGCCGATCGAAGTGATCTTCGTCAACCCGAAGGATGCCGACCAATGA
- the gloB gene encoding hydroxyacylglutathione hydrolase yields the protein MLEVVRIAALSDNYVWLIHDAAADRTVVVDPGEAGPVLAALDARGWQADAIWTTHWHPDHTGGNAELKARFGCAVTGPEAERAKIATLDHGIGEGDTVRIGDHVATVLETPGHTAGHIVFHFADDGLLFSGDTLFAMGCGRLFEGTAAQMFANMARFAAMPDETIVYGAHEYTLSNGRFALTVEPDNTALRARMVEVERLRDAGDATLPTTIGLERATNPFLRAQSLEEFTERRAGKDAFRG from the coding sequence ATGCTGGAGGTCGTCCGGATCGCCGCGCTGAGCGACAATTACGTCTGGCTGATCCACGATGCCGCCGCCGACCGAACGGTGGTGGTCGATCCTGGTGAGGCGGGACCCGTCCTCGCCGCGCTCGACGCGCGCGGATGGCAGGCGGATGCGATCTGGACGACCCACTGGCACCCCGACCACACCGGCGGCAATGCCGAGCTGAAGGCACGCTTCGGCTGCGCGGTGACGGGTCCCGAGGCCGAACGCGCGAAGATCGCGACGCTCGACCACGGCATCGGCGAAGGGGACACCGTGCGGATCGGCGATCATGTCGCGACCGTATTGGAGACACCCGGCCACACCGCGGGACACATCGTGTTCCATTTCGCCGACGATGGTCTTTTGTTCAGCGGCGATACGCTGTTCGCGATGGGCTGCGGTCGCCTGTTCGAGGGGACGGCGGCACAGATGTTTGCCAACATGGCGCGCTTCGCCGCGATGCCGGACGAGACGATCGTCTATGGCGCTCATGAATATACGCTGTCGAACGGCCGCTTCGCGCTGACCGTCGAGCCCGACAATACGGCGCTTCGGGCGCGGATGGTCGAGGTGGAACGGCTGCGCGATGCCGGCGACGCGACGCTGCCGACGACGATCGGGCTGGAACGCGCGACCAATCCGTTCCTGCGGGCGCAAAGCCTTGAGGAATTTACCGAAAGGCGCGCCGGCAAGGATGCATTTCGCGGCTGA
- a CDS encoding LD-carboxypeptidase, whose product MKIAVCAPARSITPAGAARVSAFTALYYPQVDLIIDPQCFAQAGHFAGSDELRAEAFLRHANDPGIDAIWFARGGYGSNRILKMVMPELKSAAREKSYMGFSDMGFLLGALYARRIGRPVHGPMASNVSEASKGMPVGRALSWLVNRDRSVLEPTLGGQPAAAFNLVILCALIGTPWMPDLTDHVLYIEEVGEAYYRIDRLLFQMANATQLKGIAGVRLGAVTDVPDGDTETDFGESLEVMMARWCRDMGVPYLGRARIGHASDNLVIPFGLA is encoded by the coding sequence ATGAAGATTGCCGTCTGCGCGCCCGCGCGGTCCATCACCCCGGCCGGTGCCGCTCGCGTTTCCGCCTTTACCGCGCTGTATTACCCGCAGGTCGACCTGATCATCGATCCGCAATGCTTCGCCCAGGCCGGACATTTCGCCGGGTCGGACGAGCTGCGGGCCGAGGCGTTCCTGCGCCACGCCAACGATCCCGGCATCGACGCGATCTGGTTCGCGCGCGGCGGCTACGGATCGAATCGTATCCTCAAGATGGTGATGCCCGAACTGAAGTCGGCAGCGCGCGAGAAGAGCTATATGGGCTTTTCCGACATGGGCTTCCTGCTCGGCGCGCTCTACGCCCGGCGGATCGGGCGGCCGGTGCACGGGCCGATGGCGTCGAACGTCAGCGAGGCGTCGAAGGGAATGCCGGTCGGCCGCGCGCTCAGCTGGCTGGTCAACCGCGACCGGTCGGTGCTGGAGCCGACTTTGGGCGGTCAGCCTGCGGCGGCGTTCAACCTCGTCATCCTGTGCGCCCTCATCGGCACGCCCTGGATGCCCGATCTGACAGACCACGTCCTCTACATCGAGGAAGTGGGCGAGGCCTATTATCGGATTGACCGCTTGCTGTTCCAGATGGCGAATGCGACCCAGTTGAAGGGCATCGCCGGCGTCCGGTTGGGCGCGGTCACCGACGTGCCGGATGGCGATACCGAAACGGATTTCGGCGAATCGCTTGAAGTGATGATGGCGCGCTGGTGCCGCGACATGGGCGTGCCCTATCTCGGCCGCGCGCGGATCGGGCATGCCAGCGACAATCTGGTCATCCCCTTCGGTCTTGCCTGA
- a CDS encoding VOC family protein, whose product MHYLHTMIRVTDPDATIKFFEVLGLKEVRRMENEKGRFTLIFLAADEDMNAPGERAKAEVELTYNWPAEDGSAPETYTGGRNFGHLAYRVDNIYDTCQRLIDAGYTINRPPRDGHMAFVRTPDNISIELLQKGELEPAEPWTSMPNVGEW is encoded by the coding sequence ATGCACTATCTCCACACCATGATCCGGGTGACCGATCCGGACGCGACCATCAAATTCTTCGAGGTACTTGGCCTGAAGGAGGTCCGCCGGATGGAGAATGAGAAAGGTCGCTTCACCCTGATATTCCTTGCCGCCGACGAAGACATGAACGCGCCTGGCGAGCGCGCCAAGGCGGAGGTCGAGCTGACCTACAATTGGCCGGCGGAAGATGGCTCCGCACCTGAAACCTACACCGGCGGGCGCAACTTCGGACACCTCGCCTACCGCGTCGACAATATCTACGACACCTGCCAGCGGCTGATCGACGCCGGCTACACGATCAACCGCCCGCCGCGCGACGGCCACATGGCGTTCGTCCGCACCCCCGACAACATCTCGATCGAGCTGCTGCAGAAGGGGGAGCTGGAGCCGGCCGAACCCTGGACGTCGATGCCCAACGTCGGCGAGTGGTAA